The DNA window TCCGGTCGATCCAGCAGGCATTGGAGTACACAAAGGACGTCGAGTTCAGCCCCGAAGACGCCAGCCGGACCGAGTTGGAGTTTTTGGAAGAGATCGTCCACGCCGCGATTGAAGCCGGTGCGACCACGATCAACCTGCCCGACACCGTCGGCTACGCCACGCCCAAGACCTACGGCGAAATCTTCAGCCATCTGCTGAAGAAGCTGCCCATCATCAAAGAGAAGAACGTGATCCTGTCGGCCCATTGTCATGACGACCTGGGGCTGGCGGTTGCCAATTCGCTGTCGGCGGTGGAGAACGGCGCACGGCAGGTGGAATGCACGATCAACGGCATCGGCGAGCGCGCCGGAAACGCCGCGTTGGAAGAGATCGTGATGATCCTAAAAACCCGCAGCGACGTGTACAAGATCGGGTCGAAGATCGACAGCACCAAGATCTTCCCCGCCAGCCGCATGGTCAGCACGCTCACCGGCCTGGCCGTCCAGCGGAACAAGGCGATCGTCGGCCAGAACGCGTTCGCCCACGAGAGCGGCATTCACCAGGACGGCATCCTGAAGTTCCGCGAGACGTACGAAATCATGGACCCGGCGTCGGTCGGTTTGCCGACCAACGTGCTGGTCATGGGCAAGCATTCCGGCCGGGCCGCGTTCCGCGACCGCGTCACCGTGCTGGGCTACAAGATGACCGACGAGCAGATCGAGTCGGCGTTCGTGCAGTTCAAGGCGCTGGCCGACAAGAAGAAGGAAGTCTTCGACGAAGACATCGAAGCGATCATCGACCAGTCGCTCGACATGTCGGCGAGCCTGTGGGAACTGGCCGGCCTGCAGGTGGTCGCGGGATCGAACACCACGCCGACGGCGACCGTCACCCTGCGCGACAGCACCGGCGAAACCGTCACCGATGCCAGCGTGGGCGACGGCCCGGTCGATGCGATCTACTCGGCGATCCAGCGGCTGACGAAGATCGAGGTGAAGCTGGTCGATTACCGCATTCGCGCCATCACCAAGGGCAAAGACGCCCAGGGCGAAGTGCAGATCGAGCTCGAACACAGCGGCAAGCGCATCCGCGGCCGCGGCCGAAGCACCGACATCCTGGAAGCCAGCGCGCTGGCGTACCTGGCGTCGATCAACCGCCTGCGAAGCCTGAACCAGCGGGAAATGCTCGTCCACCCCCACGCGGCGGTGTGACTGGAGAAATAGTAGTCAGTAGTCAGTAGTCAGTAGTCAGTAGTCAGTGGTCAGTGGTCAGTGGTCAGACGAAAAACGGATTCTTGTCTGACTACCGACTACTGACTACTACTCGCTACTTCGCAGACGCCACCGCGGACACTCTCCACACGCTATTGCCCGCATCATCGCAGACCAGGATTGAACCGTCGGTCATTGCGATGACGCCGACGGGTCGGCCGTAGACAGTTTTCTTTTCGGCGTCGGCGACGAAGCCGGAAAGGAAATCGCGCACCGCGCCGGACGGCTTACCTTCTTTGAACGCGACGAACAGAACGCGGTAGCCGGACATCTCCGAGCGGTTCCAACTACCGCGCTGGCCGATGAACGCACCGCCGCGGAACTCTTCGGGGAAGACGCTGCCGGTGTAGAACGTCAAACCGAGCGAGGCGGTGTGCGCCCCCAGCGCGAAGTCAGGCTTGACCGACTTGGCGACCAGTTCCGGGCGGGCACCCTTGTGCCGCGGATCTTCATTCGTACCCCAGTAGGCAAAGGGCCAGCCGTAGAACGCGCCTTCTTTCACGCTGGTGATGTAGTCAGGAACGAGGTCGTCGCCGAGATGGTCGCGTTCGTTGACCGCCGTCCAGAGCGCGCCGGTGGCGGGCTCGAACGCCATGCCGACAGGGTTGCGCAGGCCGGCGGCGAAGATTTTCATGTCGCTGCCGTCGGGGTTGGATTGCAGGATCGCCGCCCGGCGGGGCTCTTTGGCGTCCTGGTCGAGCTTTTCATCGACGTTGGAAGCCGACCCGACGGATACGTAGATCTTTTTGCCGTCCGGGCTGGCGACGATGTTGCGCGTCCAGTGGTTGTTGTAGCCGTCGGCGGGCAGGTCGAGCACCTTGGTGCCGGCGCCCTCGATTTTCGCCGCGCCTGCCTTGTAGGGGTAGCGCATCACGCTGTCGGTATTGGCGACGTAGAAGTGGTCGCCGAGGACGAGCATCCCCAGGGGCTGGTTCAACTTGTCGAGGAATACCGAGCGTGTCTCGGCGACGCCGTCGCCATCGGCATCGACCAGCCGGGTGATTCGGTTGGCGCTGATCGGCTTCTTCGTGTCGGATTCTGCGATGAGCACGCTGCCGTCGGGAAGCGCATACGCCCAGCGCGGGTTCTTCAGATCGCCGGCAAACGCCTGCACGCGGAAACCGGCGAGCGGGATCGGCGTCTTGCCTTCCGGCCAGCCGATGACCTGAGGGTGGTTGGTGACCGACTTGGTCGCGAACGGCTCGGTCAGTTTGGGGTCCTGGCCCACGGTGGTCTCAGGCGGACGGGCGGTGCCAGGATCTTTCGCGTCGGCAGCGATCGCGATCGGCGCGGCAGCGGAAAACAGGACGACGGCAAGTGCAGAACGATACATGAGGCAAGCTCCGGTGAATGGCCAGTCCGGAAGCTAACCCGAAGCAGCAAAGCCTGGGGAGGTGCAAAAAGCGGGAGTAGTCAGTAGTCAGTGGGCAGACAAGTCTATGCTTCCGACTACTGACTACTGACTACTGACTACTACTACTACTTCTCGATCAGCTTCGCCAGCAGTTCTGCGTAATACGTGATCACCAGGTCAGCGCCGGCGCGTTTGATTGCGACGAGCGATTCGACCACCGCACGATCGCGGTCGAGCCAGCCGTTGCGGGAAGCGGCCTCGAGCATCGCGTATTCGCCGCTCACCTGGTACGCCACCACCGGCACGCGGACCTGCTCGCGGACGGCGCGGATGATGTCCAAATATGCGCCGGCGGGTTTGACCATCACCATGTCGGCCCCCTGCTCGACGTCGAGCGTGGCTTCGGTGACGGCCTCATCCACGCCGCGGGCGGGGTCCATCTGGTAGCTTCGGCGGTCGCCGAAACTGGGGGCCGAGTCGGCCGCATCGCGGAAGGGGCCGTAGAAGGCGCTGGCGTATTTCACGGCGTAGGCCAGCAGGGAGACATCGGCGAAGCCGGCGGCGTCGAGCCCCTTGCGCAGGGCACCGATCGTGCCGTCCATCATGCCGCTGGGTGCGACCACCGCCGCGCCCGCCCGGGCGTGGTTGATCGCCTGCTGCACGAGCCGGGCGACGGTGGGGTCGTTGTCGACGGTCGTCAGCGCGTCGGGCGGGTGGTCGCCGCAGGTCAGCGGTCCGCAATGGCCGTGGCTGGTATACTCGCAGAAACACAGGTCCGTGATGCCGGCCATCGGCAGCTTCTGGCGGGCGGCCTCTTTCAGCAGGCGACAGACGACGTTGTCGGGGTCGAGCGCGGCGGAACCGAGCTCGTCCTTTTTCGCCCGATCGACGACGCCGAAAATCAGGTACGCGCCGTAGCCTTCCTCAGCCCGTTGCGCCAACCAGGGGAGGGCAACATCGACCGACATCTGAAAGACGCCGGGCATCGACGACACTTCCTGGCGAATCCCTGAGCCCTCGCGAACAAAAACGGGCACGATCACGTCGCGACGACGCAGCGAGACGCGTTGCAGCAGCGGTCGCAGCGCCGGTGCGCGAAGGCGGCGGGGACGGATCGGAAGGTCCTGAGCAGCTCGGTCGGAGTCGGCCATGGGTCGGATTATACGGCAGTTTCAGCCAGTTTGGCCGTCGGACGGCACCGGCCGGCGGATTGTCGGGGAGCGGTGGGACGCCGGGCGGGCGGACGTGTCGGCGATCAGGCGGATAAGTTCGTCGGCTTCCACGGGCTTGGTGACAAACTCGTCGAAACCCGCCTCCAGCGCGCGGGTCCGGTCTTCCGGCAGCGCATACGCGCTGCACGCGATCGCCGGGAGGTGCGCCCAGGCCTCGCGTTGTCGAAGCTCCCGGACCAGGTCACACCCGTCGCGGCCCGGCAGGCCGATGTCGCTCAGGAGCAGGTCGAACGGCTCATTCAAAGCCAGGGCGGCCTCGGCCGACTCGACCGCGGTCACCTTCGCGCCCGCCCGGCCCAGGAGGAGCGCCAGGCCGGAACGCGAGTCGGGGTCATCCTCGACCAACAGGATGCGACGTCCGGCGAGCAGGGGTTGCCCGAGCGTTGGTTCGGCGGCGGTTGCGGGCGCTTCGTTGCAGGAGTCGTCGTCTTCGTCGTACGACGGAAGCCGTTCCCCGCCGCCGGGAATCAGCGCCGATTGTGTGGCCGCCGGGAACCGCGCAGAGAAGACAGCACCCTTTCCCAGGCCCTCGCTATCGCCGGTCACGGTGCCGCCGTGCGCCTCGACGATGTGCTTGACGATCGAGAGCCCGATTCCCACCCCCGCTTCGGTATGCTGATCCGATCCTGAGGTCTGCTGAAACCGCTCGAAGACGTGTTGCAGCTGGTGCGCGGATATTCCCCTGCCCTGGTCGATCACACGAATAAGCCAGTCGTCCCCCTCGCGGGTCAGGCGGCAGAAAACCGTTCCCTGCAACTCAGAGAACTTGATCGCATTGGTCAGCAGGTTCCAGATGACCTGCTGCACCCGACGGGCGTCGCCGAGCATGCGGCACGGGGTGGGGGCAAGAATCTCGGTGACGACGGTGACCTGATGTTCCTCGGCCATCGGGCCGAGCAACTCGACTGTTTTGACCACCACTTCGTCGAGCCGCATCGGGCGGAACTCCACCTTCAGCCGCCCGCCGATGATACGCGTGACATCCAGCAGATCCTCGATGAGCAGTGTCTGGGTCAGCGCGCTGTGCTGGATCATCATCGCGGCTTCGCGGATCGTCGCCATGTCGTCCGGTGACGGGTCGCGAAGGACTTCAGTCCAGAGGCGGATTGCCGTGATCGGCGTGCGGAGTTCGTGCGAAAGATTGGTCAGGAACTGGTCCTTCATCCGGCTGGCCTGTTCCAACTCGCGGGCCATCTCGCGGATTCGGTCCTCGGCCCGCTGCCGTTCGGTGATATTCACGGCCAGCCCCGCCACCCAGGGCTCGCCGGTCGGACTCGACAGCGGGAAACGATGCACCAGGTAGTGGATCGTCTCGCCCTCGATATTGACGGTCTCGACCAGCTGGCTGGGCTGGCCGGTGGCGATGACGTCGTCGTCCCGCTTGACGAGGCGGGCGAAGGTTTCGGGGGAATGCAGTCCCTCGTCGGTGTTGCCGGTCATCTCTTCGGATTTCACGCTTCCGGGCATGTCGCCGCGGATCAGCATGAAGCGGTGGGTTGAATCGCGGATGTAAACCACGCCGGGAAAGTGGTCGGCCAGCGTCAGCAGCAGTCGCTGGGTATCGGCCGCGGTGCGCTCGGCTTTGCGGGTGTGCGCCAGGCGGCGCACCACCAGCAGCCACAGCAGGGACGCCGTCACGGTGACGAAGGTCAGCCCCTTGATCGTCTGGAATCCGGTGATGCGATCGAGCCGGTCGGGCGGGACGATCATCTCGACGACGCGGTCCGACAGCAGGATCCACAGCGCCGCGAACAGCAGGTATCCCCCGGCGATTCGTCCGGCGGCGAACAGGTCGGAGCGCTTGGCGACATCAGCGATCGGTTCAGCCATGGGAGCGAAAGTCGCACTTGTAGTGCCCGTTGTCAAAAAAAGCGCACGCTGGCATAAGCTGACTACGCCCGGCGGATGATCATGATCTTCTGCCAGATCTTGCGAGAGAAGCCGGTGGTGAGGGTCTCAAGATCGTTGACGGCTTCGAGCGTGACCGGGTCATCGAACTCCTCCACCTGCAACGCCGCAAGCTTGCTGAGCAGCGACAACGCCTCGCTGCAGTAATCGAGGTAGCGGACGAGCAGGTCCGGCGTCAGCTGCAGCCGGGGCGGCGAATGTTCCGTCGGCCGGAGCGTCGTTTCAATCCGGTCGGGGGTCTTGGAGATCTGGTGCATATCGATCACGTGCGCCAGCGACCGAAGTTGTGCCACCAGCGACAACACCCGGCGACGTTTAAGGCGGGTTTCGATCGACCAGACGAAATAAATCGCCGCGCCGCCAAACACCAGGATGTTGATTGTCGCCTCGATGCCCTGGGCGACGTCGATCGCGCTGGCCTCGCCGGCGGGCATGCGGAGCGACGCCGAGGCGACCATCGCGAGCCCCGCCAAACCCATCGCCAGCAATCCCACGAAGATCCGCACCGGGATATTCGCCGGGACCAGCGAATCAGCGACCTGCACCGCCTGTCGCGCGACCGGCACCAGGTCGGCCACCACCCTGGACAACCCCGAATCGGGAAGCCGCTCGGACACCCGTAGCGAAAGCTGCTCGGTGGTGGCGATGAGCTTGGCTGGTTGAAGTTGGTAGTTCAAACGCGGACCTCGCCACGAGGGGCACACGGGCTGATTTGCGACCGCCCACTGGTCGGGACATTGCTGCCGATTGTAACCCGCTTCGTCCGGACGTACCTGCCAGATGGGCCGACACCGGCGGCACGATTCGCGACCCGTCCAACGAAGTTTAACCCGTTCGGTAGATTTTTGACGAATATTCACTTGACGCGCCGCGGAGAGACGCTACTCTTCGTTAGGCGTGTGTTCACGGAACAATATCCGAACGATCTGGCGATCACAGTCTACGGTTCGCCTGCCGAACCTGTTTCGAACGGCCACGCGACCTGACCTGATCCGCCCGATCCGATCGGATGAGATCAGATCGAATTGAAAACAGTCGCTATCGCCCCGCTATCGGCTTCGCGCGGTTATGAAAACCCGGAAGTCCGCCTGGTGGTTGGCAAGGAGCATCTTTATATGAATCTCACTCCCCGTCAGCTCGATGTTCTGGTTGCCATCCGCAATTACCGGCATCTTCACGGCTACGCGCCGACAATGCAGGAACTGGCCGACCAACTCGGGACCAGCAAAGTGACCATTTTCGAACACGTCGGTGCCCTGGAGCGCAAGCGTGTCCTGCGGCGCGACAAGCACAAGGCCCGCTCGCTCGAGATCATCGCCGACGAGCTGTTGCCCGATGAAGAACGCAGCACCAAGCTGCCGCTGCTCGGCAACATCGCCGCCGGTGCCCCGATCGAAGCGGTCGAGAATCGCGAAGATCTCGACCTGGAGACCATGTTCCACTCCAAGCACGGTGTTTACGTCCTGCGGATCCGGGGCGAGAGCATGATCGACGATCATCTCTGCGACGGCGACTACGTCGTCATCGAACGCCGTGAAAACGCCAAGAGCGGCGAACAGATCGTCGCGCTCATCGACGGTCAGGAAGCGACGCTCAAGCGCTTCTACAAAGAGTCCGGCGGCAAGGTTCGCCTGCAGCCGGCCAACAAGAGCATGGAGCCCCGCGTTCTCGAGGCCGACCGAGTGAAGGTTCAGGGCGTCGTCATCGGCGTACTGCGGAGCTACTAGCCTGGGAAATGCAGATCACCACGGAGGACACTGAGAACACGGAGAATACACGGAGATGCGGTTGCTGATCGACCGTCGCGACCTCCAAGACCAAGTACTTGGACCGATCACGCGGCTGGCTCACTCATCAACCGTTTCTCTGTGTTTCTCTCCGTCAAATCGGTGTCCGGTCCTGAAGTTTGAAGTGGCGCACGCCAAGACGCCGAGTTACCAGGGACGCCATCCAAGGCAGCTCTTGGCGCCTCGGCGTCTTGGCGTCTTGGTGGCGTTCGATCCTGGTCATCCCGGCCCCTTGCGAGGGGTTCCCGCGTAGCCGGCGGGCTTGCCCGCCGGGGTGTATCTTTTCAAACCATCACGCATCGAGAAACGGCAATCTGATCGCAGGATCGGCAGGCCTACAATCCCGCCATGGTCAAACGCAAGTTCGGCAGCACGAATCTCGATGTGACACCCCTGGGCTTTGGCGCCGCGCCGATCGGCTTTCTTAAGACCGAGCAGGACCGTGTCGCGACCATTCTCAATCTGCTGCTCGATGAGGGCATC is part of the Humisphaera borealis genome and encodes:
- a CDS encoding 2-isopropylmalate synthase, with translation METLRIFDTTLRDGEQSPGATLSQPEKLEIARYLEGMGVDIIEAGFPISSEGDFESVRIIASEITKSTVCGLARCAPKDIERAGEAVKVAAKGRIHVFCATSKIHREHKLRKGKEEILKLSVRSIQQALEYTKDVEFSPEDASRTELEFLEEIVHAAIEAGATTINLPDTVGYATPKTYGEIFSHLLKKLPIIKEKNVILSAHCHDDLGLAVANSLSAVENGARQVECTINGIGERAGNAALEEIVMILKTRSDVYKIGSKIDSTKIFPASRMVSTLTGLAVQRNKAIVGQNAFAHESGIHQDGILKFRETYEIMDPASVGLPTNVLVMGKHSGRAAFRDRVTVLGYKMTDEQIESAFVQFKALADKKKEVFDEDIEAIIDQSLDMSASLWELAGLQVVAGSNTTPTATVTLRDSTGETVTDASVGDGPVDAIYSAIQRLTKIEVKLVDYRIRAITKGKDAQGEVQIELEHSGKRIRGRGRSTDILEASALAYLASINRLRSLNQREMLVHPHAAV
- a CDS encoding PQQ-dependent sugar dehydrogenase; the encoded protein is MYRSALAVVLFSAAAPIAIAADAKDPGTARPPETTVGQDPKLTEPFATKSVTNHPQVIGWPEGKTPIPLAGFRVQAFAGDLKNPRWAYALPDGSVLIAESDTKKPISANRITRLVDADGDGVAETRSVFLDKLNQPLGMLVLGDHFYVANTDSVMRYPYKAGAAKIEGAGTKVLDLPADGYNNHWTRNIVASPDGKKIYVSVGSASNVDEKLDQDAKEPRRAAILQSNPDGSDMKIFAAGLRNPVGMAFEPATGALWTAVNERDHLGDDLVPDYITSVKEGAFYGWPFAYWGTNEDPRHKGARPELVAKSVKPDFALGAHTASLGLTFYTGSVFPEEFRGGAFIGQRGSWNRSEMSGYRVLFVAFKEGKPSGAVRDFLSGFVADAEKKTVYGRPVGVIAMTDGSILVCDDAGNSVWRVSAVASAK
- the hemB gene encoding porphobilinogen synthase; the encoded protein is MADSDRAAQDLPIRPRRLRAPALRPLLQRVSLRRRDVIVPVFVREGSGIRQEVSSMPGVFQMSVDVALPWLAQRAEEGYGAYLIFGVVDRAKKDELGSAALDPDNVVCRLLKEAARQKLPMAGITDLCFCEYTSHGHCGPLTCGDHPPDALTTVDNDPTVARLVQQAINHARAGAAVVAPSGMMDGTIGALRKGLDAAGFADVSLLAYAVKYASAFYGPFRDAADSAPSFGDRRSYQMDPARGVDEAVTEATLDVEQGADMVMVKPAGAYLDIIRAVREQVRVPVVAYQVSGEYAMLEAASRNGWLDRDRAVVESLVAIKRAGADLVITYYAELLAKLIEK
- a CDS encoding hybrid sensor histidine kinase/response regulator — translated: MAEPIADVAKRSDLFAAGRIAGGYLLFAALWILLSDRVVEMIVPPDRLDRITGFQTIKGLTFVTVTASLLWLLVVRRLAHTRKAERTAADTQRLLLTLADHFPGVVYIRDSTHRFMLIRGDMPGSVKSEEMTGNTDEGLHSPETFARLVKRDDDVIATGQPSQLVETVNIEGETIHYLVHRFPLSSPTGEPWVAGLAVNITERQRAEDRIREMARELEQASRMKDQFLTNLSHELRTPITAIRLWTEVLRDPSPDDMATIREAAMMIQHSALTQTLLIEDLLDVTRIIGGRLKVEFRPMRLDEVVVKTVELLGPMAEEHQVTVVTEILAPTPCRMLGDARRVQQVIWNLLTNAIKFSELQGTVFCRLTREGDDWLIRVIDQGRGISAHQLQHVFERFQQTSGSDQHTEAGVGIGLSIVKHIVEAHGGTVTGDSEGLGKGAVFSARFPAATQSALIPGGGERLPSYDEDDDSCNEAPATAAEPTLGQPLLAGRRILLVEDDPDSRSGLALLLGRAGAKVTAVESAEAALALNEPFDLLLSDIGLPGRDGCDLVRELRQREAWAHLPAIACSAYALPEDRTRALEAGFDEFVTKPVEADELIRLIADTSARPASHRSPTIRRPVPSDGQTG
- the lexA gene encoding transcriptional repressor LexA, producing MNLTPRQLDVLVAIRNYRHLHGYAPTMQELADQLGTSKVTIFEHVGALERKRVLRRDKHKARSLEIIADELLPDEERSTKLPLLGNIAAGAPIEAVENREDLDLETMFHSKHGVYVLRIRGESMIDDHLCDGDYVVIERRENAKSGEQIVALIDGQEATLKRFYKESGGKVRLQPANKSMEPRVLEADRVKVQGVVIGVLRSY